Proteins encoded within one genomic window of Oncorhynchus tshawytscha isolate Ot180627B linkage group LG02, Otsh_v2.0, whole genome shotgun sequence:
- the LOC112245579 gene encoding uncharacterized protein DDB_G0283697-like isoform X2 — MDPEKHSHQREYREPKACSQRREYEEPERYSRRREYGGPSSGQWDDSFEKRGNGQAMPREPYSEYSSMRRTREGGKEYGASSAMSYIMYPSSRDWSKGSLKGSSGPFSPDTDRDIDGDPVVLSVEDLELARKKKELKVIEEKIAHKKAVLALQKVKRRAEDMPETQAASATAKGMSKQRKDTPAKLKKQNKMRALELMISAPLENEEAHPLRLRVKGLMNQRRSPNNEVVANDKQHNPTIQRPVHSLRTQGKDIAATGFQRFLNVLNEGVDLNKLSKIVNDENELLIVGEEVPQVWPTLLEGHVDSSSRSKSSPVEEKKVRLEDEQRYERMQTLLEIVGLDLGVEELGRLTDRTNDRLYGKMGDLKRDRAREGESPARERCRQRCSSTRDKDRERDRSERNRKGDGHRHSSTRERDKDIPVVRETNRSERNRDKDWDRDPEEDWDGGREGDRDRSRRDGGRYRSERDGDRDSEKSRDGGRERDRDKVRDRDRYRSERDRKREIAKDIDRWLQRTRDGDKCSRTRDWDSERSERDMYGDESRERSIELYSYSMDPIFPVSHPHVSMMATYSTTQYSQYMAYHSSPYTMAFPPGWGYPAGTMPPGIMPPGIMPPGIMPLVPCFLESCQLVPCCLVTSPANLTPLGIHPTPTSPNITLMVPQP, encoded by the exons ATGGATCCAGAGAAGCACAGTCACCAGAGGGAGTATAGAGAACCAAAGGCATGCAGTCAGAGGAGGGAGTATGAAGAACCTGAGAGGTACAGTCGGCGGAGGGAGTACGGAGGACCGAGCTCAGGACAATGGGACGATAGCTTTGAGAAGAGAGGCAATGGCCAGGCTATGCCCCGAGAGCCCTACAGTGAATACTCCAGCATGAGGCGAACTAGAGAAGGTGGGAAGGAGTATGGTGCTTCCTCTGCTATGAGCTACATCATGTACCCATCATCCAGAGACTGGAGCAAAGGTTCATTGAAGGGTAGCAGTGGTCCCTTCTCCCCAGACACAGATAGGGACATTGATGGAGATCCTGTGGTGCTCAGTGTGGAGGACCTGGAACTCGCTCGTAAGAAGAAGGAGTTGAAGGTCATAGAGGAAAAGATAGCTCACAAGAAAGCTGTTCTTGCTCTGCAAAAAGTTAAACGCAGAGCTGAGGACATGCCTGAAACACAGGCTGCATCCGCAACAGCGAAGGGCATGTCTAAACAGAGGAAG GATACCCCTGCCAAGCTGAAGAAACAAAACAAGATGCGAGCATTGGAGCTGATGATTAGCGCTCCCCTAGAAAATGAAGAGGCCCATCCTCTGAGACTGAGAGTGAAGGGTTTAATGAACCAACGACGCTCTCCCAACAATGAG GTGGTCGCTAATGATAAACAACATAATCCAACCATTCAGAGGCCAGTTCACTCTCTCAGGACACAGGGGAAAGACATAGCAGCCACAGGCTTCCAGCGCTTCCTCAATGTCCTCAATGAAGGTGTGGACCTCAACAAGCTCTCAAAGATAGTCAACGACGAAAATGAGCTACTCATTGTGGGTGAGGAGGTACCTCAAGTTTGGCCGACTCTGCTCGAGGGTCATGTTGACTCCAGCAGTAGATCCAAGTCTTCTCCAGTTGAGGAGAAGAAGGTGAGGCTTGAGGATGAGCAGCGGTACGAGCGGATGCAGACCCTGCTGGAGATTGTTGGGCTGGACTTGGGGGTTGAGGAGTTGGGTCGGCTGACAGACAGGACCAATGATAGGCTATATGGAAAGATGGGAGACTTGAAAAGGGACAGAGCCAGAGAAGGGGAAAGTCCtgcgagagagagatgcaggcaAAGATGCTCTAGTaccagagacaaggacagagaaagagacagatctGAGAGAAATCGAAAGGGAGACGGGCACAGACACTCtagtaccagagagagagacaaggacatACCGGTAGTCAGAGAAACAAACAGATCAGAAAGGAACAGAGATAAAGACTGGGACAGAGACCCAGAGGAGGACTGGGACGGAGGCCGAGAGGGGGACCGGGACAGATCTAGGAGAGACGGGGGCAGATACAGATCTgagagagacggggacagagactcagagaaaagcagagacggaggccgagagagagaccgggacaAAGTGAGAGACCGGGACAGATATAgatctgagagagacagaaaacgagagataGCCAAGGATATAGACAGGTGGCTGCAAAGGACCAGAGACGGAGACAAATGTTCTAGGACCAGAGACTGGGACAGCGAGAGATCTGAGAGGGACATGTATGGGGATGAGTCCAGGGAACGCTCCATTGAGCTCTACTCATACTCCATGGACCCTATATTCCCTGTTTCTCATCCCCATGTATCTATGATGGCTACCTACTCCACCACCCAGTACTCTCAGTATATGGCATACCACAGCAGCCCCTACACCATGGCCTTCCCTCCAGGGTGGGGTTATCCCGCTGGTACCATGCCCCCTGGTATCATGCCCCCTGGTATCATGCCCCCTGGTATCATGCCCCTGGTACCATGCTTCCTGGAATCATGCCAGCTGGTGCCATGCTGCCTAGTAACAAGCCCCGCCAACCTAACCCCCCTGGGTATCCACCCTACACCAACTTCCCCCAATATTACTCTAATGGTACCACAGCCTTAA
- the LOC112245579 gene encoding nuclear speckle splicing regulatory protein 1-like isoform X1 produces the protein MDPEKHSHQREYREPKACSQRREYEEPERYSRRREYGGPSSGQWDDSFEKRGNGQAMPREPYSEYSSMRRTREGGKEYGASSAMSYIMYPSSRDWSKGSLKGSSGPFSPDTDRDIDGDPVVLSVEDLELARKKKELKVIEEKIAHKKAVLALQKVKRRAEDMPETQAASATAKGMSKQRKVNDTTFQRYSNVADQSSRICLPLKRRVLDILSKLRRTPVRYLLRKDTPAKLKKQNKMRALELMISAPLENEEAHPLRLRVKGLMNQRRSPNNEVVANDKQHNPTIQRPVHSLRTQGKDIAATGFQRFLNVLNEGVDLNKLSKIVNDENELLIVGEEVPQVWPTLLEGHVDSSSRSKSSPVEEKKVRLEDEQRYERMQTLLEIVGLDLGVEELGRLTDRTNDRLYGKMGDLKRDRAREGESPARERCRQRCSSTRDKDRERDRSERNRKGDGHRHSSTRERDKDIPVVRETNRSERNRDKDWDRDPEEDWDGGREGDRDRSRRDGGRYRSERDGDRDSEKSRDGGRERDRDKVRDRDRYRSERDRKREIAKDIDRWLQRTRDGDKCSRTRDWDSERSERDMYGDESRERSIELYSYSMDPIFPVSHPHVSMMATYSTTQYSQYMAYHSSPYTMAFPPGWGYPAGTMPPGIMPPGIMPPGIMPLVPCFLESCQLVPCCLVTSPANLTPLGIHPTPTSPNITLMVPQP, from the exons ATGGATCCAGAGAAGCACAGTCACCAGAGGGAGTATAGAGAACCAAAGGCATGCAGTCAGAGGAGGGAGTATGAAGAACCTGAGAGGTACAGTCGGCGGAGGGAGTACGGAGGACCGAGCTCAGGACAATGGGACGATAGCTTTGAGAAGAGAGGCAATGGCCAGGCTATGCCCCGAGAGCCCTACAGTGAATACTCCAGCATGAGGCGAACTAGAGAAGGTGGGAAGGAGTATGGTGCTTCCTCTGCTATGAGCTACATCATGTACCCATCATCCAGAGACTGGAGCAAAGGTTCATTGAAGGGTAGCAGTGGTCCCTTCTCCCCAGACACAGATAGGGACATTGATGGAGATCCTGTGGTGCTCAGTGTGGAGGACCTGGAACTCGCTCGTAAGAAGAAGGAGTTGAAGGTCATAGAGGAAAAGATAGCTCACAAGAAAGCTGTTCTTGCTCTGCAAAAAGTTAAACGCAGAGCTGAGGACATGCCTGAAACACAGGCTGCATCCGCAACAGCGAAGGGCATGTCTAAACAGAGGAAGGTAAATGATACAACATTCCAAAGATACAGTAATGTCGCGGACCAGTCGTCACGCATATGCCTACCTCTTAAACGGAGGGTGCTGGACATTCTGAGTAAGCTCAGAAGAACACCGGTACGGTACCTACTGCGTAAG GATACCCCTGCCAAGCTGAAGAAACAAAACAAGATGCGAGCATTGGAGCTGATGATTAGCGCTCCCCTAGAAAATGAAGAGGCCCATCCTCTGAGACTGAGAGTGAAGGGTTTAATGAACCAACGACGCTCTCCCAACAATGAG GTGGTCGCTAATGATAAACAACATAATCCAACCATTCAGAGGCCAGTTCACTCTCTCAGGACACAGGGGAAAGACATAGCAGCCACAGGCTTCCAGCGCTTCCTCAATGTCCTCAATGAAGGTGTGGACCTCAACAAGCTCTCAAAGATAGTCAACGACGAAAATGAGCTACTCATTGTGGGTGAGGAGGTACCTCAAGTTTGGCCGACTCTGCTCGAGGGTCATGTTGACTCCAGCAGTAGATCCAAGTCTTCTCCAGTTGAGGAGAAGAAGGTGAGGCTTGAGGATGAGCAGCGGTACGAGCGGATGCAGACCCTGCTGGAGATTGTTGGGCTGGACTTGGGGGTTGAGGAGTTGGGTCGGCTGACAGACAGGACCAATGATAGGCTATATGGAAAGATGGGAGACTTGAAAAGGGACAGAGCCAGAGAAGGGGAAAGTCCtgcgagagagagatgcaggcaAAGATGCTCTAGTaccagagacaaggacagagaaagagacagatctGAGAGAAATCGAAAGGGAGACGGGCACAGACACTCtagtaccagagagagagacaaggacatACCGGTAGTCAGAGAAACAAACAGATCAGAAAGGAACAGAGATAAAGACTGGGACAGAGACCCAGAGGAGGACTGGGACGGAGGCCGAGAGGGGGACCGGGACAGATCTAGGAGAGACGGGGGCAGATACAGATCTgagagagacggggacagagactcagagaaaagcagagacggaggccgagagagagaccgggacaAAGTGAGAGACCGGGACAGATATAgatctgagagagacagaaaacgagagataGCCAAGGATATAGACAGGTGGCTGCAAAGGACCAGAGACGGAGACAAATGTTCTAGGACCAGAGACTGGGACAGCGAGAGATCTGAGAGGGACATGTATGGGGATGAGTCCAGGGAACGCTCCATTGAGCTCTACTCATACTCCATGGACCCTATATTCCCTGTTTCTCATCCCCATGTATCTATGATGGCTACCTACTCCACCACCCAGTACTCTCAGTATATGGCATACCACAGCAGCCCCTACACCATGGCCTTCCCTCCAGGGTGGGGTTATCCCGCTGGTACCATGCCCCCTGGTATCATGCCCCCTGGTATCATGCCCCCTGGTATCATGCCCCTGGTACCATGCTTCCTGGAATCATGCCAGCTGGTGCCATGCTGCCTAGTAACAAGCCCCGCCAACCTAACCCCCCTGGGTATCCACCCTACACCAACTTCCCCCAATATTACTCTAATGGTACCACAGCCTTAA